In Pseudodesulfovibrio sp. S3, one DNA window encodes the following:
- a CDS encoding hybrid sensor histidine kinase/response regulator — protein MPTERILLVEDDAVAQLDIQAALGRVGYTLIGMASSGERAVELADSLNPDMVLMDIRLEGEMDGLEAASEISRRFDIPVIYLTVAIDDETLHWAKVSGPFGYLLKPVDHHELRSAIEVGLYKHQMERELRKAKRAAEAASRAKTSFLATVSHELRTPMNGVLGMTELLLMSDLGDPYRESVQLIKESSLALLSVLNQIIDYSKLETSALKMRIIDFRLEDMVSGVLSQYQRSSKAKGVNLKYSIDPAIPGWVRGDSTKLRQVLGNLVNNAVKFTASGQILVDVSPATNGDVRRAVNNDDELAVQILVQDSGIGIPSDKLEDIFESFKQAEDHLFHTSGGLGLGLAIVNRLTLFLGGSVRCSSVEGRGSIFSVVIPLERSRYELHAPSAMVLGGESPLKGANILVAEDDLINQRYIVRLLEKMGCAVVLAEDGLQAVEALKERRFDIVFMDVEMPNMNGIEATKLIRKVDTGCLNPKVPIIALTAHAMWGDQQRCIHAGMDDYVSKPVDIDTIAAIIQSTLEKE, from the coding sequence ATGCCAACGGAAAGAATTTTGCTCGTGGAAGATGATGCCGTAGCCCAACTTGATATTCAAGCCGCTTTGGGGCGGGTCGGCTATACCTTGATAGGCATGGCCAGCAGCGGCGAACGGGCTGTCGAGCTTGCGGATTCACTCAACCCGGACATGGTTTTGATGGATATCCGGCTTGAGGGCGAGATGGACGGCCTGGAAGCGGCAAGCGAAATTTCCCGCCGGTTCGACATTCCGGTCATCTACCTGACGGTTGCCATCGACGATGAGACCCTGCATTGGGCCAAGGTGAGCGGGCCGTTCGGGTATCTGCTCAAGCCGGTGGACCACCACGAACTTCGGTCGGCTATCGAGGTGGGGCTGTACAAGCATCAGATGGAACGGGAACTGCGCAAGGCGAAGCGGGCCGCTGAGGCGGCCAGCCGAGCCAAGACCTCTTTCCTGGCAACGGTGAGCCATGAGTTGCGGACGCCCATGAATGGCGTGCTCGGCATGACCGAACTGCTGCTCATGTCCGATTTGGGCGATCCATATCGCGAGAGCGTTCAGCTCATCAAGGAATCTTCTTTGGCGTTGCTGTCGGTGCTCAATCAGATCATTGATTATTCGAAGCTTGAGACCAGCGCTCTCAAAATGCGCATAATCGATTTCAGGCTGGAGGACATGGTGTCCGGAGTGCTTTCCCAGTACCAGCGTTCCTCCAAGGCCAAGGGCGTAAACCTGAAGTACTCCATTGATCCGGCCATCCCGGGTTGGGTCCGGGGAGATTCCACCAAGCTGCGTCAGGTGCTCGGCAATCTTGTCAACAATGCCGTCAAGTTCACTGCATCGGGCCAGATTCTGGTGGATGTTTCTCCCGCCACCAACGGTGATGTCAGACGGGCCGTCAACAATGACGACGAGTTGGCGGTGCAGATTCTGGTACAGGATAGCGGCATCGGTATCCCCTCTGATAAACTTGAAGACATTTTCGAGAGTTTCAAGCAGGCCGAAGATCATCTTTTCCATACTTCGGGAGGACTTGGCCTGGGGTTGGCCATCGTCAATCGCTTGACCTTGTTCCTGGGAGGCTCTGTCCGTTGTTCCAGTGTGGAGGGCAGGGGGAGTATTTTCTCTGTTGTCATTCCCCTGGAAAGAAGCCGGTACGAGCTGCATGCCCCTTCGGCAATGGTTCTTGGCGGGGAATCTCCGCTCAAGGGAGCAAACATCCTGGTGGCAGAGGACGATTTGATCAATCAGCGGTATATCGTCCGGTTGTTGGAGAAGATGGGCTGTGCGGTCGTCCTGGCCGAGGATGGATTGCAGGCAGTGGAGGCGCTCAAGGAACGGCGGTTTGACATCGTCTTCATGGATGTGGAGATGCCGAACATGAACGGTATCGAGGCTACCAAGCTCATCCGCAAGGTGGATACCGGATGCCTCAACCCAAAGGTTCCCATCATCGCCTTGACGGCCCACGCCATGTGGGGAGACCAGCAACGGTGCATTCATGCGGGGATGGACGACTATGTTTCCAAGCCGGTTGACATTGACACCATCGCCGCAATCATACAATCAACTCTGGAGAAGGAATAA
- a CDS encoding AI-2E family transporter encodes MSDKNGTVPLLDGGIYKVFFIILFLFSLYLGFALIEPFMHTLIFSTVLAVLFTPVFTWALNLCKGRRTLASALTVGIIVFALLLPMTFLIMALISQGVESLVALNAWIVQGTYKTFLSIEMMDKYIAMVHEALPFLRIDEVDIQAGVLQYSREFAQSMLAFGTSLARDGAKLILHFLLMVFILFYFMRDGTKMVAYIKHLSPLRPRQEDYIIESLKRVARGVLMGCLLVALLQGFAGGIGLAVVGIPAFFWGGMMALSSLIPVVGTGLVWVPSVLYLFFVGDWKMALFLSLWCGIFVVGIDTILRPIFMREAARVSTFYIFLAILGGIYSFGMLGIFYGPLILSFVMVMLQIYIEEYAEDLKDIDDGACE; translated from the coding sequence ATGAGCGATAAAAACGGTACGGTCCCCCTGCTTGATGGCGGCATCTACAAGGTGTTTTTCATCATCCTTTTCTTGTTTTCCCTGTATCTTGGGTTTGCCCTTATCGAGCCCTTCATGCACACGCTCATCTTTTCCACCGTGCTTGCCGTGCTGTTTACGCCGGTCTTCACCTGGGCGTTGAATCTGTGCAAGGGGCGACGTACCCTCGCTTCTGCCCTGACCGTAGGCATCATCGTTTTTGCACTGCTCCTGCCCATGACCTTCCTGATCATGGCCTTGATCAGTCAGGGCGTTGAGTCGTTGGTGGCATTGAACGCCTGGATCGTGCAGGGAACCTACAAGACCTTTCTCAGTATTGAAATGATGGACAAGTACATTGCCATGGTCCATGAAGCGCTCCCGTTTCTGCGTATTGACGAAGTTGATATCCAGGCGGGTGTCCTTCAGTATTCCAGGGAATTTGCCCAGAGCATGTTGGCCTTCGGCACCAGTCTGGCCCGAGACGGCGCAAAGTTGATACTGCACTTCCTGCTGATGGTTTTCATCCTGTTCTATTTCATGCGCGACGGAACCAAGATGGTCGCGTATATCAAGCACCTGTCGCCGCTCAGGCCGCGGCAGGAGGACTATATCATCGAAAGCCTCAAGCGCGTGGCCCGGGGGGTGCTCATGGGCTGCCTTCTGGTGGCTCTGCTTCAGGGATTTGCCGGGGGTATAGGACTGGCCGTGGTCGGCATTCCCGCCTTTTTCTGGGGCGGCATGATGGCCCTTTCCTCCTTGATTCCGGTCGTGGGGACCGGGTTGGTATGGGTACCATCCGTGCTGTATCTCTTCTTTGTCGGTGATTGGAAAATGGCTCTGTTTCTGTCTTTGTGGTGCGGCATATTCGTGGTCGGCATCGACACGATTCTGCGGCCGATATTCATGCGTGAGGCTGCCCGCGTGTCGACCTTCTACATCTTTCTCGCCATCCTTGGCGGCATTTATTCCTTCGGGATGCTGGGTATTTTTTATGGTCCCCTCATCCTGAGTTTCGTCATGGTCATGTTGCAGATCTATATTGAGGAGTATGCTGAGGATCTCAAGGATATCGATGACGGAGCCTGCGAATGA
- a CDS encoding MltA domain-containing protein, with translation MMTRLILSCVLVVVLLVVGGCGPETPRPLPVFEKPTFVPLDDDAAKNLSVHLSTRLQGFDSWSALRPGLEDNLRYIRSRPQDAVCVNQPGLTLTWGQLASSVSELLDMLEEVGSDPSLVAERFQWLKLEPGTLLTGYYEPWLAASLTPDERFKYPLYGVPDDLLVVDLGRFHPRWNGQKLVYRQGEHGIEPYHDREAIDAGGVLNGQEIAWTDDPVDVFFLQIQGSGRLDLPDGSSKHILYSGKNGLQYVSIGRILIERGYIPKEEMSMQRIRSFLNDNPDIAREILFTNPSYVFFHLADKGPFGSIGSILTPRVSVAVDRNMIPLGSVVALKTALMNYETGAVDPFLSLMLAQDTGGAIQGTRMDLFCGSGEEAESLAGHLQEGSEVFMLVSKRVLSALPGNGN, from the coding sequence ATGATGACCAGATTGATCCTTTCCTGTGTCCTTGTTGTCGTGTTGCTGGTGGTCGGAGGCTGTGGCCCTGAAACCCCAAGGCCGCTCCCTGTCTTTGAAAAACCGACTTTTGTGCCTCTTGATGACGACGCGGCCAAGAATCTGTCGGTGCATCTCTCCACCCGTTTGCAGGGATTCGATTCATGGTCGGCCTTGCGGCCCGGTCTTGAGGACAATCTGAGGTATATCCGGTCACGCCCGCAGGACGCGGTTTGCGTTAACCAGCCCGGATTGACGTTGACCTGGGGACAATTGGCCTCGTCCGTGTCGGAGTTGCTGGATATGCTTGAAGAGGTGGGAAGCGACCCGTCTCTGGTGGCCGAACGATTCCAATGGCTCAAGCTTGAGCCGGGAACGCTGCTCACCGGGTATTACGAACCATGGCTGGCAGCCTCACTGACCCCGGATGAACGGTTCAAGTATCCGCTTTACGGTGTGCCTGATGATCTCCTGGTCGTTGACCTGGGACGTTTTCATCCTCGCTGGAATGGCCAGAAGCTGGTCTATCGGCAGGGGGAGCATGGCATCGAGCCGTATCATGACCGGGAAGCCATCGACGCGGGCGGCGTCCTGAACGGGCAGGAGATAGCCTGGACCGATGATCCCGTGGATGTCTTTTTCCTGCAGATACAAGGGTCGGGCAGACTCGACCTGCCTGACGGCTCCTCCAAGCATATCCTTTATAGTGGCAAGAATGGGCTTCAGTACGTCTCCATAGGGCGTATACTCATCGAAAGAGGGTACATTCCCAAGGAAGAGATGAGTATGCAACGTATCCGCAGCTTCCTGAACGACAACCCGGACATTGCCAGGGAGATCCTCTTCACGAATCCGAGCTATGTCTTTTTCCATTTGGCGGACAAGGGGCCTTTCGGTTCCATCGGGTCGATCCTGACGCCCAGGGTCAGCGTGGCAGTTGATCGGAATATGATTCCCCTTGGCAGTGTGGTGGCGCTCAAGACGGCTTTGATGAATTATGAAACTGGTGCGGTTGATCCCTTCCTCTCTTTGATGTTGGCCCAGGACACAGGGGGTGCCATACAGGGGACGCGCATGGATTTGTTCTGCGGCTCCGGCGAAGAAGCCGAATCCCTGGCCGGTCACCTTCAGGAAGGGTCGGAAGTGTTCATGCTGGTCAGCAAGCGGGTGCTTTCAGCACTCCCCGGCAATGGCAATTGA
- a CDS encoding type II toxin-antitoxin system HicB family antitoxin — translation MQYVAFIEEEKRGYSVTFPDIPECTTFGDNLDEAVDHAHEALAMFVESLVGANEPLPPPSKKKELLAQLEGKEIKAINISVEGDGSDFEEFEMVMHAHLLGRIEKYCRQYGISPADFLAAAAREAIKSDIFSE, via the coding sequence ATGCAGTATGTAGCATTTATTGAAGAGGAGAAACGCGGATATTCCGTGACTTTTCCAGATATCCCGGAATGCACGACCTTCGGCGATAATCTTGATGAAGCTGTGGATCACGCGCATGAAGCCCTTGCAATGTTCGTTGAATCTCTTGTTGGGGCGAATGAACCTCTTCCCCCGCCCTCAAAGAAGAAGGAATTGCTCGCTCAACTTGAAGGTAAGGAGATAAAAGCCATCAATATCTCTGTTGAAGGTGATGGGAGCGACTTTGAAGAGTTCGAAATGGTCATGCATGCCCATCTTTTGGGCCGAATTGAGAAGTATTGCCGTCAATATGGCATTTCCCCGGCTGATTTTTTGGCCGCAGCGGCGAGAGAAGCCATCAAGTCCGACATTTTCTCTGAATAA
- a CDS encoding glutamate synthase, with protein sequence MCRLFALTSRDPVSPMRAIEALNVMKEGHDGSGVGLFLSGLGGPWEEMKEDPILSGIFTEPGLARVFDYMAKKGFRSKYSVMFKPDNEPPVGTPKRGTYASISYQIPNEWRGRPQEQIDSGLVQMRLDLRAMGEAEGDIMVFSFWPDTIMIKEVGDPLAIGEYLQLDRSPLHARHILAQGRQNTNYAINLYACHPFFIEGISTMTNGENTAFVPIKEYLMSRGVTGYQGYQSDSEVFTHIAHYSTKKLGLDISAYKHVITPMSDDEMADHPDRELLSNLKKACRKLIIDGPNCVIGCLPDGSMFMVQDRKKLRPGVVGGNPDLGIYGFSSEICGLNAAIPDRDRTKDFQPMHLDTAIVSPDCLEVSQCSQKDPLHLQR encoded by the coding sequence ATGTGCCGTTTGTTTGCGCTCACAAGTCGTGACCCGGTGTCACCCATGCGCGCCATCGAGGCCCTCAATGTTATGAAGGAAGGGCATGATGGTTCAGGTGTAGGGTTGTTTCTCAGCGGTCTTGGCGGACCGTGGGAAGAAATGAAGGAAGATCCCATCCTGTCCGGTATCTTTACAGAGCCAGGACTTGCCAGGGTTTTCGACTATATGGCCAAGAAAGGATTCCGGTCCAAGTATTCTGTTATGTTCAAACCGGACAACGAGCCGCCGGTCGGAACTCCCAAACGGGGAACTTACGCCTCCATTTCCTATCAGATTCCGAATGAGTGGAGGGGGAGGCCCCAGGAGCAGATCGATTCCGGCCTGGTTCAGATGCGTCTCGACCTTCGGGCCATGGGCGAGGCTGAGGGCGACATCATGGTTTTTTCGTTCTGGCCGGACACCATCATGATCAAGGAAGTTGGCGACCCTTTGGCCATAGGCGAATATCTCCAACTCGATCGAAGTCCGTTGCACGCCCGCCATATCCTGGCCCAGGGGCGGCAGAACACCAACTACGCGATCAATCTCTATGCCTGTCATCCCTTTTTCATCGAGGGTATTTCCACCATGACCAATGGCGAGAATACCGCTTTCGTGCCCATCAAGGAATATCTCATGTCGCGTGGGGTCACCGGGTATCAGGGGTATCAGTCGGATTCAGAGGTTTTTACCCATATCGCTCATTATTCCACCAAGAAGCTTGGCCTGGACATCAGTGCATACAAGCATGTGATCACGCCCATGAGCGATGACGAAATGGCCGATCACCCGGATAGGGAATTGCTGTCCAATTTGAAGAAGGCATGTCGCAAGCTGATCATCGACGGTCCCAACTGTGTTATCGGCTGTCTGCCCGACGGTTCCATGTTCATGGTACAGGATCGCAAGAAGCTGCGGCCCGGCGTGGTCGGGGGTAATCCCGATCTCGGTATCTATGGATTCTCGTCCGAGATATGCGGACTGAACGCTGCTATCCCCGATCGTGACAGGACCAAGGATTTTCAACCCATGCATCTCGATACGGCGATCGTCAGCCCAGATTGCCTGGAGGTTTCCCAATGCTCTCAGAAAGACCCATTACACCTTCAACGTTAA
- a CDS encoding glutamate synthase-related protein → MLSERPITPSTLSRKDLPWQIKWDINTCTKCGRCTSVCPINAIELGVFRKRDIKAPMGLSAKPTTEFSTYYGIRQRTDPAYACIGCSMCNMVCPNNAIEPIRQYDSTTLQFQNNRGGQSRTRGGRRNSSESLLDQIKFIRISMLTDPALDAGRHEFEMRTLLGRVLSPEAEIKCFRENGWKPPVREIYPLVIGGMSFGALSPNMWEGLQMGVAYLNEEMNMPVRVCTGEGGCPPRLLRSRFLKYVILQIASGYFGWDEIIHAIPEMKEDPCAIEIKYGQGAKPGDGGLLMWYKVNKLIAAIRGVPKGVSLPSPPTHQTQYSIEESVAKMIQSMSMAWGFRVPVYPKISASSTSLAVLNNLVRNPYAAGLAIDGEDGGTGAAYNVSMNHMGHPIASNLRDCYKALCVAGAQNEIPLIAGGGIGKNGNLAANAAALIMLGASTVQIGKYVMQAGAGCLGSEKDRCNVCNIGVCPKGITSQDPRVYRRLDPEKVAERVVDFYLSFDTELRKVFAPLGRSTSLPIGMSDGLGISDKDAAERLDIKYVI, encoded by the coding sequence ATGCTCTCAGAAAGACCCATTACACCTTCAACGTTAAGCCGCAAGGACCTGCCCTGGCAGATCAAGTGGGATATCAACACCTGCACCAAGTGCGGGCGGTGTACCTCGGTCTGTCCGATCAACGCCATTGAACTCGGCGTGTTCCGCAAAAGGGATATCAAGGCCCCCATGGGATTGTCGGCCAAGCCGACCACGGAATTCTCCACCTATTACGGCATCCGTCAGCGCACGGATCCGGCCTATGCCTGCATCGGCTGCTCCATGTGCAACATGGTCTGCCCCAACAACGCCATTGAACCGATACGGCAGTATGACTCCACCACGCTCCAGTTCCAGAACAACCGTGGCGGCCAGTCCCGGACGCGCGGCGGGCGCAGGAACAGTTCCGAGTCGTTGCTCGATCAGATCAAATTCATCCGTATTTCCATGCTCACCGACCCGGCTCTGGATGCCGGCCGTCACGAGTTCGAGATGCGGACCCTGCTCGGTCGTGTGCTTTCACCCGAAGCCGAAATCAAGTGTTTCCGCGAAAACGGCTGGAAACCGCCGGTTCGTGAAATTTATCCGTTGGTTATCGGTGGTATGTCTTTCGGCGCTCTCTCCCCGAATATGTGGGAGGGCCTTCAGATGGGCGTGGCGTATCTCAATGAGGAAATGAACATGCCGGTGCGCGTTTGCACGGGTGAAGGCGGCTGTCCGCCGCGTCTGTTGCGCTCCCGCTTCCTCAAGTATGTCATTCTCCAGATCGCGTCCGGTTATTTTGGCTGGGACGAAATCATCCATGCCATCCCTGAGATGAAGGAAGACCCCTGTGCCATCGAGATCAAATACGGTCAGGGTGCCAAGCCCGGTGATGGCGGCCTGCTCATGTGGTACAAGGTCAACAAGCTCATTGCCGCTATCCGGGGTGTGCCCAAAGGTGTGAGCCTGCCGAGCCCTCCCACGCATCAGACCCAGTATTCCATTGAGGAATCCGTTGCCAAGATGATTCAGTCCATGTCCATGGCCTGGGGATTCCGTGTGCCGGTGTATCCGAAGATCTCTGCATCCTCTACCTCTTTGGCGGTGCTCAACAACCTGGTGCGCAACCCCTATGCAGCCGGTCTGGCCATTGACGGCGAAGACGGAGGCACTGGCGCGGCCTACAATGTGTCCATGAATCACATGGGTCATCCCATCGCTTCCAATCTGCGCGATTGTTACAAGGCGCTCTGCGTTGCCGGTGCTCAGAATGAAATTCCGCTCATCGCGGGCGGCGGTATCGGCAAGAACGGCAATCTGGCGGCCAATGCGGCGGCATTGATCATGCTCGGCGCTTCCACCGTACAGATCGGCAAATACGTCATGCAGGCCGGTGCAGGTTGTCTCGGTTCCGAAAAGGACCGTTGCAACGTGTGTAACATCGGTGTTTGTCCCAAGGGTATTACTTCCCAGGACCCAAGAGTGTATCGCCGCCTCGACCCGGAAAAGGTCGCTGAACGCGTGGTGGACTTCTACCTGAGCTTCGACACGGAACTGCGGAAGGTGTTCGCACCGCTGGGACGCTCCACGTCCCTTCCCATCGGGATGTCCGACGGACTCGGCATCAGCGACAAGGACGCTGCCGAACGCCTTGACATCAAGTACGTGATTTAA
- a CDS encoding FAD-dependent oxidoreductase — MAKKIQRIDGHDNGVRIESRILEERIQTAVRQGGRRFEVDAMGQHGIGGRLWISKEEPIFVSITGSPGQRIGSKGFPGTTIEVCGPASDDVGWLNAGAEIIVHGNVSNGACNAMAQGKVFVAGNTGSRCMTMTKTNPRFEAPELWVLGSVGDYFAEFMAGGTAVICGHEAQSPKNVLGYRPCVGMVGGRIFVRGSIDGYSQSDAVMEPIDDESWTWLTDNLSEFLNKIKRTRLLKRLTKREEWQLIRAKTPFEKKGRVRRSMADFRVNVWDSELGRGGMIGDLTDLDRSPIPLIVHGDLRRRVPVWENRKYMAPCQSSCPTGMPVQKRWQLVRDGLVDEAVDLALAYTPFPATVCGYLCPNLCMEGCTRSTQQGMAAVDITKLGREGHKSKEPKLPALSGKRVAVIGGGPAGISVAWQIRMKGHEAVVFDMAKTLGGKIASAIPYSRVPKEVVEAEVARAAKVLPHVHLQQELKTKEFEALKSEYDYVVLAIGAQKPRMIPVPGHERIIPALTFLQEVKKGTMTAGKRVVIIGAGNVGCDVATVAATVGAEDITLIDIQEPASFGKERKEAEAAGARFKWPCFTKEITDEGVLLQSGELLEADTVIMSIGDQPDVDFLPDDIALDRGHVVVNDDYQTTDSKVFAIGDLVRPGLLTHAIGHGRRAAEVIDDLFNNRRPQSDTRSMIDYTRMTLEYFDPRVIEFSDMNHCGSECSSCGSCRDCYICDTVCPQNAIIRNELPDGGFERVVDPEKCIACGFCADSCPCGIWDMKDPAPME, encoded by the coding sequence ATGGCTAAGAAAATACAGCGTATAGACGGGCATGACAATGGTGTCCGGATAGAATCCCGCATCCTGGAAGAGCGTATTCAAACCGCAGTTCGCCAGGGCGGACGCAGGTTTGAGGTTGACGCCATGGGCCAACACGGCATCGGCGGCAGGCTCTGGATTTCCAAGGAAGAGCCGATCTTTGTGTCAATCACGGGGTCGCCAGGGCAGCGCATAGGTTCCAAGGGGTTCCCCGGAACCACCATAGAGGTGTGCGGTCCGGCGTCTGATGACGTGGGTTGGCTGAATGCCGGTGCTGAAATCATCGTCCATGGCAACGTGTCCAACGGCGCGTGCAATGCCATGGCGCAGGGCAAGGTCTTTGTTGCGGGCAACACCGGTTCCCGTTGCATGACCATGACCAAGACCAACCCTCGTTTTGAAGCTCCCGAACTATGGGTGCTCGGTTCCGTGGGAGACTACTTCGCCGAATTCATGGCCGGTGGTACGGCAGTGATTTGCGGTCACGAGGCCCAGAGTCCCAAGAATGTCCTTGGCTATCGTCCCTGTGTGGGCATGGTCGGTGGTCGGATCTTTGTGCGCGGTTCCATTGATGGCTATTCCCAGTCAGACGCCGTGATGGAACCCATTGACGACGAGAGCTGGACCTGGTTGACGGACAATCTCTCGGAATTCCTAAATAAAATTAAACGAACCCGGCTGCTTAAACGGCTTACCAAGCGCGAGGAATGGCAGTTGATTCGGGCCAAGACCCCTTTTGAGAAAAAGGGCAGGGTTCGTCGCTCCATGGCCGATTTTCGGGTCAATGTATGGGATTCGGAGTTGGGCCGTGGCGGTATGATAGGTGATTTGACCGATCTGGACCGTTCGCCCATTCCGCTCATCGTACACGGTGACCTGCGTCGTCGGGTTCCCGTCTGGGAAAACCGCAAGTACATGGCTCCGTGTCAGTCCAGTTGCCCTACGGGTATGCCTGTGCAGAAACGGTGGCAGTTGGTTCGCGACGGACTGGTGGACGAGGCCGTTGATCTGGCCCTTGCGTACACACCGTTCCCGGCTACGGTTTGCGGTTATCTCTGTCCCAATCTGTGCATGGAAGGGTGTACCCGATCCACGCAGCAGGGCATGGCAGCAGTGGACATCACCAAGCTCGGTCGTGAAGGGCACAAGTCCAAGGAGCCGAAGTTGCCGGCATTGTCGGGCAAGCGGGTGGCTGTCATCGGTGGCGGTCCCGCCGGTATATCCGTGGCGTGGCAGATCCGCATGAAGGGCCATGAGGCCGTCGTTTTTGATATGGCCAAGACATTGGGAGGCAAGATTGCCTCGGCCATTCCCTACAGCCGTGTGCCCAAGGAAGTGGTTGAAGCGGAAGTGGCGCGCGCTGCCAAGGTGTTGCCGCATGTGCATCTGCAACAGGAGCTCAAGACCAAGGAATTCGAGGCCTTGAAGTCGGAATACGATTACGTGGTCCTGGCGATAGGCGCGCAGAAACCGCGCATGATCCCGGTGCCGGGTCATGAGCGCATCATCCCTGCCCTGACTTTCCTTCAGGAAGTGAAGAAGGGCACGATGACAGCAGGCAAGCGGGTGGTCATCATCGGCGCCGGAAACGTGGGCTGTGATGTGGCCACGGTGGCCGCAACCGTGGGTGCCGAGGACATCACTCTCATCGATATCCAGGAACCGGCCTCCTTCGGCAAGGAACGCAAGGAAGCAGAGGCTGCCGGGGCGCGTTTCAAGTGGCCCTGTTTCACCAAGGAGATTACGGACGAAGGCGTACTGCTGCAAAGCGGCGAGTTGCTTGAAGCCGATACGGTCATCATGTCCATCGGCGATCAGCCTGACGTGGATTTCCTGCCGGATGACATTGCCCTGGACCGCGGACATGTGGTGGTCAACGACGACTACCAGACCACGGATTCCAAGGTGTTCGCCATCGGTGACCTTGTCCGTCCGGGCCTGCTGACACATGCCATCGGTCATGGTCGCCGTGCTGCCGAGGTCATTGACGATCTCTTCAACAACCGACGTCCCCAGAGCGACACCCGTTCGATGATCGATTATACCCGCATGACCCTGGAGTACTTTGACCCCCGAGTCATCGAATTCAGCGACATGAACCATTGCGGTTCCGAGTGTTCAAGCTGTGGCTCTTGCCGTGACTGTTATATCTGCGACACCGTGTGTCCGCAGAATGCCATCATTCGTAATGAGTTGCCTGACGGCGGATTCGAGCGCGTGGTGGACCCGGAAAAGTGCATTGCCTGCGGGTTTTGCGCCGACTCCTGTCCCTGCGGTATATGGGACATGAAAGACCCGGCTCCCATGGAATAG